The Methanothrix sp. genome has a segment encoding these proteins:
- a CDS encoding methanogenesis marker 14 protein: MNLGRLFKPKFKPRIAESPPFNYLELRSKPFYIVASVEVGNTTTKCILTATDLNTGKTYIVDKTVKMTRDVRSPKAGEEIFAHTISGTPLTKESVAELVKDTLIESHERARLDIKTDLDFVVRSTGVVAELDSPEQVGIFIQALAQGCLDAGVPPRLMTPAMSIHNILDKFKRYTMIEKVIFMGAVASCFPPQGSTGVEVVANEMEGELATAGIKEGSRWTDVDFRNPCLSMDFGTTLDGRVTSEELPYAHTIGNLLGLAGAIPDAVVQGTGLVDRKIGATLDIFDAGLKPDYGKRAQDYAGRIEELVIIEKVPQNRNKYGLVPVNPEAAAKNNVVLIGCDVGVNGSDLEKLSEIGADINSAKTRDLRVLFGALDLVMARVARRLVQVGIDEGIVTGHTAIGVTGRAGITGNKPRLILEEIDKLGLYDQTDRNVVFVDDGLARGAAVMARCMNSMGTPRNPLGGIRKGGCILKKRMSYEAEKGLVPAPQEARPDRDTHAYFEGGHRR, encoded by the coding sequence ATGAACCTAGGTCGCCTCTTCAAACCGAAATTCAAACCACGCATAGCGGAAAGCCCGCCATTTAATTATCTGGAACTGAGGAGCAAACCCTTCTACATTGTGGCCTCAGTGGAGGTGGGCAATACCACCACCAAGTGCATCCTCACTGCTACTGATCTGAATACCGGCAAGACCTACATCGTGGATAAGACGGTGAAGATGACCAGAGATGTGAGGTCGCCAAAGGCTGGAGAGGAGATCTTCGCCCATACCATCAGCGGCACGCCCCTCACCAAGGAGTCCGTTGCCGAGCTGGTGAAAGACACTCTGATTGAGAGCCACGAGAGAGCCCGGCTGGACATCAAGACCGATCTGGACTTCGTGGTGCGCTCAACTGGTGTTGTAGCTGAGCTTGACTCCCCTGAGCAGGTGGGGATATTCATTCAGGCCCTGGCCCAGGGCTGCCTCGATGCCGGTGTCCCCCCCCGGCTCATGACTCCGGCGATGAGCATCCATAACATCCTGGATAAGTTCAAGAGATATACCATGATCGAGAAGGTCATCTTCATGGGAGCAGTTGCCTCATGCTTCCCTCCCCAGGGGTCCACTGGAGTGGAGGTGGTGGCCAATGAGATGGAAGGTGAGCTTGCCACTGCCGGAATAAAGGAAGGGAGCCGCTGGACAGATGTGGACTTCAGAAACCCCTGCCTCTCTATGGACTTCGGCACCACCCTCGATGGCAGGGTGACCAGTGAAGAGCTGCCCTATGCCCATACCATAGGCAACCTTCTGGGCCTGGCAGGGGCCATACCGGACGCCGTAGTCCAGGGAACGGGGCTGGTGGACAGGAAGATAGGTGCTACCCTGGACATATTCGATGCCGGCCTGAAGCCCGACTATGGAAAGAGGGCTCAGGATTATGCCGGCCGGATCGAAGAGCTGGTGATAATCGAGAAGGTTCCGCAGAACCGCAATAAATACGGCCTGGTGCCGGTTAACCCGGAGGCTGCAGCCAAGAACAATGTGGTTCTCATCGGCTGCGATGTGGGGGTTAACGGCAGCGACCTGGAGAAGCTCTCCGAGATCGGCGCGGATATCAATAGCGCCAAAACCCGTGACCTGCGGGTCCTCTTTGGCGCTTTGGACCTGGTCATGGCCCGGGTGGCCCGCCGGCTGGTCCAGGTCGGGATCGATGAGGGCATAGTCACCGGCCACACTGCCATCGGTGTTACAGGAAGAGCGGGCATCACCGGCAACAAACCCCGCCTGATCTTGGAGGAGATAGACAAGCTCGGGCTGTATGACCAAACGGACAGGAATGTGGTCTTCGTGGATGATGGCCTGGCCAGGGGAGCAGCGGTTATGGCCCGCTGCATGAACTCCATGGGAACTCCCAGAAATCCACTGGGCGGAATTCGCAAAGGGGGATGCATCCTCAAGAAAAGGATGAGCTATGAGGCGGAAAAAGGCCTGGTCCCCGCCCCCCAGGAGGCCCGACCGGACAGGGACACTCATGCTTATTTTGAGGGAGGGCATAGACGATAG
- a CDS encoding acylphosphatase — translation MKRLTAYVSGNVQHSGYRARVTDIARMLGFKGTVENLDDGRVKIIAEGDEDKLRWFEEAICIKNSLINVSSIEKEYSSQRGDVNRFYKLAEKGETDSRLDTAADHLKSLIVAVNCMNDNLGGKIDQMNDNLSSKIDQMNDNLSSKIDQMNDNLSSKIDQMNDNLSSKIDQMNDNLSSKIDQMNDNLSSKIDQMNDNLSSKIDQMNDNLSSKMDVMIDLQKDALSGQEILIEEVRQSREDIKGGLDQRFDKLESEVAEMRGALKSKGII, via the coding sequence ATGAAGAGGCTAACTGCTTATGTCTCTGGCAATGTGCAGCATAGCGGATATCGTGCCAGGGTCACGGATATAGCCCGCATGCTGGGATTCAAGGGGACTGTCGAGAACCTGGATGATGGCCGGGTTAAGATCATAGCCGAAGGGGATGAGGACAAGCTGAGGTGGTTTGAAGAAGCCATCTGCATCAAAAATTCCCTGATTAACGTATCCAGCATAGAGAAGGAGTACTCCTCGCAGAGAGGTGATGTCAACCGGTTCTATAAGCTGGCGGAAAAAGGAGAGACTGATTCTCGTCTGGATACAGCCGCGGATCACCTTAAAAGTCTGATCGTTGCTGTGAACTGTATGAATGATAACCTCGGCGGCAAGATCGATCAGATGAATGATAATCTCAGCAGCAAGATCGATCAGATGAATGATAATCTCAGCAGCAAGATCGATCAGATGAATGATAATCTCAGCAGCAAGATCGATCAGATGAATGATAATCTCAGCAGCAAGATCGATCAGATGAATGATAACCTCAGCAGCAAGATCGATCAGATGAATGATAACCTCAGCAGCAAGATCGATCAGATGAATGATAATCTCAGCAGCAAGATCGATCAGATGAATGATAACCTCAGCAGCAAGATGGATGTGATGATCGATCTGCAAAAGGATGCACTCTCCGGCCAGGAGATTCTCATTGAAGAGGTGAGGCAGTCCAGGGAAGATATAAAGGGAGGCCTGGACCAGAGGTTCGATAAGCTGGAGAGCGAGGTAGCAGAAATGAGGGGCGCCCTTAAAAGCAAGGGCATCATATAA
- the metG gene encoding methionine--tRNA ligase, which produces MDRRCSQLSMPILVTCGLPYANGPCHLGHLRTYVPADIFVRGLRKMGREVLFVCGSDAHGTPIVVNAEAQGMTPKALVTKYHQHFDEIFQGMEVDFDFFGDTDGPVSHNRTREVVEALMENGYVYPREIDLAYCSECERFLPDRYVEGECPYCGKPARGDECDLGCGRHLEPGEIKNAICKVCAGKAEYRKQTHYFFRLSGFQNFLLEYLQTLGGTASARNYAIEWVRSELKDWCITRNMTWGVRFPGNDDLVVYVWVDAPIGYIAFTEEWCTRSGRDWEDYWKKPSQIIHFIGGDIVYHHCIFWPAMLEGAGYTLPSAVVASGMLKIDDKKFSKSRGNVIWVKDDYLDQRLHPDLLRYYLASYTAHNKEVNFAWNIFADKVNSELVGAFGNFLNRALTFSVKNFEGEVPEGKIDADVLARIEKTLAEVTSSLEEYEFKKAADSVMALADYGNTYFQSHEPWKLIRSNKEEAGSVLKSCLQIAKAMIILMEPVMPAKMQEAWRQLGMPGEVKERAFSDAIAPLASGQSLGTPEILFDRLEEKFVKDLESIFRERIKEAESREREKTDKKEEVEKEEVKKEEAKKEEAKRGEAKEGEAKEGEAKKEEISFEDFQSMDIRIGEIKSAEAIKGSNKLLKLKVDIGGEVRQVVAGIAQSYSMDDLVGTQVVVLVNLQPAKLFGIESQAMLLAADVAGRAVLLRPREAVETGTKVR; this is translated from the coding sequence ATCGATCGGCGGTGTTCTCAATTGTCAATGCCTATCCTTGTAACCTGCGGCCTCCCTTATGCCAATGGGCCCTGCCACCTGGGCCACCTAAGAACCTATGTACCAGCGGATATCTTCGTCCGGGGATTGAGAAAGATGGGCAGAGAGGTACTCTTCGTCTGCGGCTCAGATGCCCATGGGACCCCGATAGTGGTCAACGCCGAGGCCCAGGGAATGACTCCCAAGGCTCTGGTCACCAAATATCATCAGCACTTCGATGAGATCTTCCAGGGAATGGAGGTCGATTTCGATTTCTTCGGCGATACCGATGGCCCTGTCAGCCACAACCGCACCAGAGAGGTGGTGGAAGCCCTCATGGAGAATGGCTACGTCTATCCCAGGGAGATAGATCTGGCCTACTGCTCAGAGTGCGAGCGCTTCCTGCCAGATAGATATGTGGAGGGGGAGTGCCCCTACTGCGGCAAGCCCGCCCGGGGCGATGAGTGCGACCTGGGCTGTGGCCGCCACCTGGAGCCAGGAGAGATCAAGAATGCCATCTGCAAGGTCTGTGCCGGCAAGGCGGAGTACCGCAAACAGACTCACTACTTCTTCCGCCTCTCCGGATTTCAGAATTTCCTGCTTGAGTACCTGCAGACCCTGGGAGGAACAGCCTCGGCCAGAAATTATGCCATTGAGTGGGTGCGCTCAGAGCTCAAAGACTGGTGCATAACCCGCAATATGACCTGGGGGGTCAGATTTCCAGGCAACGATGACCTGGTGGTATATGTTTGGGTGGACGCTCCTATAGGCTATATCGCCTTCACTGAGGAGTGGTGCACCAGATCGGGCCGGGACTGGGAGGATTACTGGAAGAAGCCTTCCCAGATCATTCACTTCATCGGCGGAGATATCGTCTACCATCACTGCATCTTCTGGCCGGCGATGCTCGAAGGAGCGGGATACACCCTCCCCTCAGCAGTGGTCGCCAGCGGCATGCTCAAGATCGATGACAAGAAGTTCTCCAAATCCCGGGGCAATGTCATCTGGGTGAAGGACGACTACCTGGACCAGAGATTGCATCCCGACCTCCTCCGCTATTATCTGGCCAGTTACACTGCTCATAACAAGGAGGTCAACTTCGCCTGGAATATATTTGCCGATAAGGTCAACTCCGAGCTGGTGGGGGCCTTCGGCAACTTCCTCAACCGTGCTCTGACCTTCAGTGTGAAGAACTTTGAAGGAGAGGTGCCGGAGGGCAAGATCGATGCCGATGTCCTGGCCAGGATAGAAAAGACCCTGGCCGAGGTTACATCAAGCCTGGAGGAGTATGAGTTCAAGAAGGCTGCAGACAGTGTGATGGCCCTGGCCGATTACGGTAACACCTACTTCCAGAGCCATGAGCCCTGGAAGCTGATCCGGAGCAACAAAGAGGAGGCAGGATCGGTTCTTAAGAGCTGCCTGCAGATCGCCAAAGCAATGATCATTCTGATGGAGCCGGTCATGCCGGCAAAGATGCAGGAGGCCTGGAGGCAGCTGGGCATGCCCGGGGAGGTCAAAGAGAGGGCCTTCAGTGATGCCATAGCACCCCTGGCCTCCGGCCAGAGCCTGGGCACCCCCGAGATACTCTTCGATCGCCTGGAAGAGAAGTTCGTCAAGGACCTGGAGAGCATCTTCAGGGAGAGGATTAAAGAGGCCGAGTCCAGGGAGAGAGAAAAAACAGATAAGAAGGAAGAGGTGGAAAAGGAAGAGGTGAAAAAGGAAGAAGCGAAAAAGGAAGAGGCGAAGAGGGGAGAAGCGAAGGAGGGAGAAGCGAAGGAGGGAGAGGCGAAGAAGGAAGAGATCTCCTTTGAGGACTTCCAGTCCATGGATATAAGGATCGGGGAGATCAAGAGTGCAGAGGCCATCAAAGGCTCAAACAAGCTTCTCAAGCTCAAGGTGGATATAGGGGGAGAGGTCCGCCAGGTGGTGGCAGGCATTGCCCAATCTTATTCAATGGATGATCTGGTAGGAACACAGGTGGTGGTTCTGGTCAATCTGCAGCCTGCCAAGCTCTTTGGAATAGAGTCACAGGCTATGCTCTTAGCAGCGGATGTGGCAGGCAGAGCAGTGCTGCTCAGGCCGAGAGAGGCTGTGGAGACGGGAACTAAGGTGCGTTAG
- a CDS encoding OB-fold nucleic acid binding domain-containing protein encodes MDSDIEEIYCQVAESISPEEFEERVKEKVALMAGLCDQRTAAMLVARDLGSPEVLTKIGSIRPEMGNVTFSGKVIAVSPLREFQRSDGSLGRVANITLGDETGSIRVALWDEEAELVRSGDIAVDQCLKVKGVAKEGYAGTEVSLGRSGGFEEIDQDIRPRIEPYMIGELKKDMSDVSLLAVVVDPGEIREFERRDGGKGLVRGVTLGDESGKIRLTLWDEQAQMPLLKGETLEIVGGSVRERYGLLEIQTTGSTAVRKSSKNLDFCEKITPIDELKEGMLCSVSGFVSGLGEVREFQRDDGRTGRVANIYISDETGRIRAALWGEHVDRLMEVDLGYRAEIIDAQVKSGWNEGLELSCGWRTKITFAPPE; translated from the coding sequence ATGGATTCGGATATAGAGGAGATCTACTGCCAGGTGGCAGAGAGCATATCGCCTGAGGAGTTCGAGGAGCGGGTGAAGGAGAAGGTAGCCCTGATGGCCGGTCTGTGCGACCAACGGACTGCGGCCATGCTGGTGGCCAGAGATCTGGGCAGCCCTGAGGTTCTGACTAAGATCGGTAGCATCAGGCCGGAGATGGGAAATGTCACCTTCAGCGGCAAGGTGATCGCCGTCTCTCCGCTGCGTGAGTTTCAGCGATCAGACGGATCTTTGGGCAGAGTGGCCAACATCACCCTGGGAGATGAGACCGGCTCAATCCGTGTCGCCCTCTGGGATGAGGAGGCGGAGCTGGTCAGGTCGGGAGACATTGCCGTCGATCAATGCCTCAAGGTGAAAGGGGTGGCCAAAGAGGGGTATGCCGGAACTGAGGTGAGCCTGGGCCGCAGCGGCGGATTCGAGGAGATAGATCAGGATATTCGTCCCCGAATCGAGCCGTACATGATCGGTGAGCTGAAGAAGGACATGAGCGATGTCAGCCTTCTGGCGGTGGTTGTAGATCCGGGTGAGATAAGGGAGTTCGAGCGCCGAGATGGTGGCAAGGGGCTGGTTCGAGGGGTGACGCTGGGGGATGAGAGCGGCAAGATCCGGCTGACCTTATGGGATGAACAGGCTCAGATGCCCCTTCTCAAGGGGGAGACTCTGGAGATCGTGGGGGGCTCTGTGCGGGAGAGATATGGCCTGCTGGAGATCCAGACGACAGGGAGCACGGCGGTGCGCAAGAGCAGCAAAAATCTCGATTTCTGTGAGAAGATAACCCCCATCGATGAGCTGAAAGAGGGAATGCTCTGCAGCGTATCCGGCTTCGTCTCCGGCTTAGGAGAGGTGCGGGAGTTTCAAAGGGATGATGGTAGGACTGGGAGGGTGGCGAATATCTACATCTCTGATGAGACCGGCCGGATCCGGGCTGCTCTATGGGGTGAGCATGTCGATCGACTGATGGAGGTGGATCTTGGATACAGGGCGGAGATCATCGATGCACAGGTAAAGAGCGGCTGGAACGAGGGCCTGGAGCTCTCCTGCGGATGGCGCACCAAGATTACTTTCGCCCCGCCTGAGTAA
- a CDS encoding ATP-binding cassette domain-containing protein, with translation MLQIENLSKTYRLNDRDVEALKEINFIAQPGEILGIVGKSGGGKSTLMKILRGMESFDSGRILLDDITITPTSSEEEIRAQMAATAIHLQRDFALWTESALNNIVRRIHSRKTGYEVLPIPEDADYEEMYREGLFYLSLVGLEKKANHLATILSGGEKQRLVIARQLAKKPKVLLLDEPATMACPATKQEVLDSIKNVRDKLGLTIIVVSHLPEIHEYLADRLIWLEKGKIVADGKPREILNRFLAGIGKPEPLAPRRNLGPAIKVRDLSKRICQVCTGEVLEVLRMEKLNLDINKGEITSFIGNSGGGKTTLLQIMQGIRLPDEGAVYYRYGDDWVDILTYSPQRMNVRRTLGIMYQEFALYAGETIIDQIAYHMGIKSTDVIGYARSVAEEMGISDKVLDIIYAMTDMSEEDAKAALESLGLTRDIFNDLFPRFPSSEAQRFAEPIFELLSLDKSVMWKLPGHLSGGELVRASLAILLAARPEVMILDEPFGDIDPITLREVSNAIKKINSELGTTIILVSHHVDFVEEVSHRAILMENGALIADGDPNEVCNAFISRCNAPYLINMQERYAVHG, from the coding sequence TTGCTCCAGATAGAGAATCTTTCCAAGACTTACAGGTTAAATGACAGAGATGTTGAGGCCTTAAAAGAGATAAACTTCATCGCCCAGCCGGGCGAGATTCTGGGGATAGTGGGCAAGAGCGGTGGCGGAAAGAGCACCCTGATGAAGATACTGCGAGGCATGGAGAGCTTCGATTCCGGCAGGATCCTCCTGGATGACATCACCATCACTCCCACCTCCAGCGAGGAGGAGATAAGGGCGCAGATGGCAGCCACAGCCATACACCTGCAAAGAGACTTCGCCCTCTGGACGGAGTCCGCCCTCAACAACATAGTAAGAAGAATCCATTCACGCAAGACCGGCTATGAGGTTCTGCCAATACCTGAGGATGCTGATTACGAAGAGATGTACAGAGAGGGGCTCTTCTACCTCAGCCTGGTGGGCCTGGAGAAGAAGGCCAACCACCTGGCCACCATCCTCAGCGGCGGGGAGAAGCAGAGGCTTGTCATTGCCAGGCAACTGGCCAAGAAGCCCAAGGTCCTATTGCTGGATGAGCCGGCCACTATGGCCTGCCCGGCGACAAAACAGGAGGTCTTGGATTCCATAAAAAATGTCCGGGATAAGCTAGGCCTGACCATCATCGTCGTCTCCCATCTGCCTGAGATCCATGAATATCTGGCAGACAGGCTGATCTGGCTGGAGAAGGGGAAGATCGTTGCTGATGGTAAGCCAAGAGAGATACTGAATAGGTTCCTGGCAGGAATTGGAAAGCCCGAGCCTCTGGCGCCAAGAAGGAATCTCGGTCCGGCGATCAAGGTGAGAGATCTATCCAAGAGGATCTGCCAGGTCTGCACGGGAGAGGTTCTTGAGGTCCTCAGGATGGAGAAGCTCAACCTAGACATAAACAAGGGAGAGATAACCTCATTCATAGGCAACAGCGGCGGGGGGAAGACCACCCTCCTCCAGATAATGCAGGGTATCAGGCTGCCCGATGAGGGGGCAGTCTATTATCGCTATGGTGATGACTGGGTGGATATACTCACCTACTCACCCCAGAGGATGAATGTTCGCCGAACTTTGGGAATTATGTATCAGGAGTTCGCCCTTTATGCCGGTGAGACCATCATCGATCAGATCGCTTATCATATGGGCATAAAGAGCACTGATGTGATCGGATATGCTCGTTCTGTGGCTGAGGAGATGGGCATAAGCGACAAGGTGCTCGATATCATCTATGCCATGACGGATATGTCAGAGGAGGACGCCAAGGCCGCACTCGAGTCTTTGGGGCTTACCAGAGATATATTCAATGACCTATTCCCCCGTTTCCCGAGCAGCGAGGCGCAGAGGTTTGCCGAGCCGATCTTCGAATTGCTCTCTTTGGATAAGAGTGTGATGTGGAAGCTCCCCGGACATCTGTCCGGCGGGGAGCTGGTTAGGGCCTCACTGGCCATTCTTCTCGCTGCCAGGCCAGAGGTTATGATCCTGGACGAGCCATTTGGAGATATCGATCCCATCACCTTGCGGGAGGTCTCCAATGCCATAAAGAAGATCAACTCTGAGCTCGGCACAACCATCATCCTGGTGAGCCATCATGTCGACTTCGTGGAGGAGGTCTCCCACCGGGCTATTCTCATGGAGAACGGGGCTCTGATTGCGGACGGCGATCCCAATGAGGTCTGCAATGCTTTCATCTCTCGCTGCAATGCCCCCTATCTGATAAATATGCAGGAGCGCTATGCTGTTCATGGATGA